A region of the Oncorhynchus clarkii lewisi isolate Uvic-CL-2024 chromosome 4, UVic_Ocla_1.0, whole genome shotgun sequence genome:
CCTGTCACACTGCTGCAGTTCTCTCTGGCTGTGACTTGAGCTGGAGCCCGGCGGCCAAGTCTCCCCAGATGTGTCACGGCCCTACCGGCCAAGAGAAACAAAGGGAAATTATGTCATtatacactgaaccaaaatataaatgcaacatgcaacaatttcaaagagttaacgttcatataaggaaatcaattgaaataaattcattaggtcctaatctatggatttcacgtgactgagaatacagatatgcatctgttggtcacagataccttaaaaaaatgttgggacatggatcagaaaaccagtcagtatctgctgtgaccaccatttgcctcatgcagtatgacacatctctttcgcatagggttgattaggctgttgattgtggcctgtggaatgttgtcccactccttttcaatggtGGTGCGAAATTGCTTAATGTTGGcggaaactggaacatgctgtcatacccgtcgatccagagcatactcaatgggtgacatgtctgatgagtatacaggccatggaagaactgggacattttcagctcccagaaattgtgtacagatccttgtgacatggggccgtgtatTATCATACTGAAACTTGAGGTGTTGGCACGACAGTGGGCCTCAGGATGCCATTACTGTATCTCGATAAAATGCCATTGTGTTCTTTGTCCATAGTTTATCTGGTGGACTGTTTGGTTTAAGACATGCCAGGATGAACTAGAACAACAGGAACATTTACTTGTGTAATAAATAGAGTTGTGTAATAATTACAAATGCCCCATATAACTCAACCCCAGGGAATATATCAAAGTTATTTAAAAAACGATCTAATTAATTTCCAGATTTGTCAGACGACCAGCCTATGCCATTGTTCACCCCAGAACCAGAACTCCAGGATGAACAGGAAGATGGTGATAGAAACATTAAGATATTTTCTCATCATAGCTACTCATATGTACATTTTAATGATTCAAAATGTACATACATTTTGCCATTATTCCCTTCCACAGATGTGAAGGGTGAGACCTGGCCAGATCTTCCTGTTCCCTCTCCTGATACTGGGTCAGAGGATCCAGAGGCAAGCCCTTACCCAGAGGACCCTGAAGCTGGTCTGGTGGGTCCAGAGGTGACCGCTAACCCAAATGACCCTGAAGAAACCCCTGTCTCAGAGAGCACCAGCGGGTCAGAGTTCTCACCAACTGAGCCAGCCTCTTCAGACCCCTTAGACCCCACGCTTAACACTAACCCCCAACCCACAGATACAGAGGATGACCCTGAGAAAGAGGCCATTTTAAAGGGGGACTACACACCCTTCCCCGAGGAATTGGATACAGAAGCAACACCAGGCTCGGAAGGAACCCCACCAGCAGCCAACCCCAACCCCTCTACTGCCGAACCAGCCAATGAGACCCACGCTGAGGCAACAGGTAACGAATTCAATTCAATCTTTATTGTCACAACAGGGAAATTCATTGTACAGTTAGGAGCTTACAGTTTATATGTATAGCATTATATATTGGCACAGTGCGGGAAATGATAGCCAAGCCATCTCTCACATACCAACATTTGAGAGATAGTCCTATCTCACTGTTCCTAGAAATTGTATTGGATAAGATGTTTCACAATTATTTTGAGTCATCTGGATTCAAATCTGACACTGACACAAATCTCATGTGTTCCAGACTCCAGTGATCCTGAGGGACAGCCTTATTCCAGCAGCAGCCCATCTGCAGCCGACCCAACACTCCCTAGGGCCACCTCTGAGCCCACCCCCGCCTCCCCAGTTTCCCCTCAGTCCTCCGACCAGGCTTCCCCGAGCTCAGAGCCCCAGCCCGGGCCTACTCCTGCAGAGGACACCCCTGAACTCATACCTGAAGGACCGAGTGAATTAGACCCTGAAGGTCAGGAGGCAGAATCTAAGAACACAGTGCCAGATGAATCTGAACCCACACCCTCGAACCTACAGGATCCCAATGTGGCCTCCGAGGCACCAGCATCTGAGAGTGGTCCCGAGTCCAAACCTGGTAGAGGGGCCACCCCAAATAATTTTAATGACAACAGTGTCCCCCAGACTGGAGATCTGGCTACGCGTCTCACAATAGACGCAGCGGGACAAGAGGAAGGAGATGAGGCAGCACCAGAGGAGACCACAAGCAACTCCACGAAGCTCACTCCCGCCCCCACTCCCGCCCCCACTCCCGCCCTCACTCCCGCCCCCACTCCCGCCCCCACTCCCGCCCCCACtcccgtccccgtccccgtccccacCACCAAACCAACCCAAAACAAACTCGCTGAGAAAATCAAGCCTAGTAAACCCACAGAGAAACCTAAGCCCAAATCCACCCAGCCAAACACCCTCACGGATATCAACCAAGCTCTGGGCACAGACAACTCCAGGGACTACCAAGCAGGTAAGCTTAGACCTTGCTTTGCCTTACTTTAATACCATTGCAAAGAAACTCAGTCAATGTTGTAGAGCACTTATTACTAATGGTAAAAGCTATTGCTGGGTAGATTCGCCAGCCCTACTTTTCTTATAGGTGGCACTGAGATGTATTACTTCTCTTGGATGAAAAGAGCTTCCTCCTGTCAAGTGTAGCTGCACTATATTAACTGTCAAAGGTGACCGTTTTCCCAGAGCCTAACAAGTCAGTCCAGCAGTTTCTGTAGTTTGGAAAAAAATACTCCTTCACAGAGCAAACAGAAAAATAATTGACATTAAAGTTGTGTGTGCTGTTCAGTAAAAGTTCTTGGGAGAAACACATTAGCCAGTTGACACATGGTCAGACACATGCAATTGTTCTGATTCACTTAACACATTCTCCATGTTGTTTTTCTTATTAGTCCTCACATGTGGCTCCTTTTAAACGTGGCTTTTTCCTCCAGATGAACACAACGACACCAACATCTGCAGCGGTCGCCCTGTTGGTGCGGTCACTACGCTGAGGAACGGGACCGTGGTGGTTTTCAGAGGTCAGTGCCAgaccaaatcaaaatcaaatcaaattttatgtcacacacgccgaatacaaccggtgtagaccttaccgtgaaatgcttacttacaagaccttaaccaacaatgtagctttaagaaaaataagagttatgaaaatatttactaaattaactaaagtaaaaatatataaatataaaaataacaataacaataactagcttatatacagggggtacctgtaccgagtcaatgtgctgggctacaggttagtcgaggtaattgagggaATATGTACAGtaatagtcaaaagtttggacacacctactcattcaagggtttttctttatttttactattttctacattgaagaataatattgaagacatcaaaactatgaaataacacatatggaatcaggtagtaaccagaaaagtttagccaccatttgccttgatgacagctttgcacactttttacattctctcaaccagcttcatgaggtagtcacctggaatgtgtttcaattaacaggtgtgccttgttaagagttcatttgtggaatttatttccttctaaaTCCGTTTGAtcccatcagttgtgttgtgtatcAATCCATTTCATTAGACTCCTTGTCGTGCCAAACTGCCTGACCCTTTTCAGGTTAAAAACGTAGACTGTAGTTCAGACTTAAAACACTAAAATGACAAGAGTAACTCCTGAGCTTAAATGTGTTTAT
Encoded here:
- the LOC139406713 gene encoding proteoglycan 4-like isoform X2, with translation MTPSVFFALLLACALPFNSAQSSCNGQCGGEYNRGYTCQCDYDCLTHNECCIDYESQCTTSDSCKGRCGESFKRGRLCDCDPDCARYKKCCPDYDSQCGIEEPEPEPPQIQPTEEPEMTPNPQVELSEDLSDDQPMPLFTPEPELQDEQEDDVKGETWPDLPVPSPDTGSEDPEASPYPEDPEAETPVSESTSGSEFSPTEPASSDPLDPTLNTNPQPTDTEDDPEKEAILKGDYTPFPEELDTEATPGSEGTPPAANPNPSTAEPANETHAEATDSSDPEGQPYSSSSPSAADPTLPRATSEPTPASPVSPQSSDQASPSSEPQPGPTPAEDTPELIPEGPSELDPEGQEAESKNTVPDESEPTPSNLQDPNVASEAPASESGPESKPGRGATPNNFNDNSVPQTGDLATRLTIDAAGQEEGDEAAPEETTSNSTKLTPAPTPAPTPALTPAPTPAPTPAPTPVPVPVPTTKPTQNKLAEKIKPSKPTEKPKPKSTQPNTLTDINQALGTDNSRDYQADEHNDTNICSGRPVGAVTTLRNGTVVVFRGHYFWVMDSNRMAGPAHRITDVWGVPSPIDTVFTRCNCQGKTYFFKGANYWRFENSMMDMGFPKLISVGFNGLQGQITAALSVPEYHKRKESVYFFKRGGLVQKYSYQSGTSPTCNRKAHNSVYTVHNRIARQAVSLLGQEINIRLTWRGFPSTVTSAVSIPTHRKPEGYNYYLLSRSKYYNVNMRDERPFIATPPVSATPQKNSAKDFLNCPKEV
- the LOC139406713 gene encoding proteoglycan 4-like isoform X1 translates to MTPSVFFALLLACALPFNSAQSSCNGQCGGEYNRGYTCQCDYDCLTHNECCIDYESQCTTSDSCKGRCGESFKRGRLCDCDPDCARYKKCCPDYDSQCGIEEPEPEPPQIQPTEEPEMTPNPQVELSEDLSDDQPMPLFTPEPELQDEQEDDVKGETWPDLPVPSPDTGSEDPEASPYPEDPEAGLVGPEVTANPNDPEETPVSESTSGSEFSPTEPASSDPLDPTLNTNPQPTDTEDDPEKEAILKGDYTPFPEELDTEATPGSEGTPPAANPNPSTAEPANETHAEATDSSDPEGQPYSSSSPSAADPTLPRATSEPTPASPVSPQSSDQASPSSEPQPGPTPAEDTPELIPEGPSELDPEGQEAESKNTVPDESEPTPSNLQDPNVASEAPASESGPESKPGRGATPNNFNDNSVPQTGDLATRLTIDAAGQEEGDEAAPEETTSNSTKLTPAPTPAPTPALTPAPTPAPTPAPTPVPVPVPTTKPTQNKLAEKIKPSKPTEKPKPKSTQPNTLTDINQALGTDNSRDYQADEHNDTNICSGRPVGAVTTLRNGTVVVFRGHYFWVMDSNRMAGPAHRITDVWGVPSPIDTVFTRCNCQGKTYFFKGANYWRFENSMMDMGFPKLISVGFNGLQGQITAALSVPEYHKRKESVYFFKRGGLVQKYSYQSGTSPTCNRKAHNSVYTVHNRIARQAVSLLGQEINIRLTWRGFPSTVTSAVSIPTHRKPEGYNYYLLSRSKYYNVNMRDERPFIATPPVSATPQKNSAKDFLNCPKEV
- the LOC139406713 gene encoding proteoglycan 4-like isoform X3, with protein sequence MTPSVFFALLLACALPFNSAQSSCNGQCGGEYNRGYTCQCDYDCLTHNECCIDYESQCTTSDSCKGRCGESFKRGRLCDCDPDCARYKKCCPDYDSQCGIEEPEPEPPQIQPTEEPEMTPNPQVELSEDVKGETWPDLPVPSPDTGSEDPEASPYPEDPEAGLVGPEVTANPNDPEETPVSESTSGSEFSPTEPASSDPLDPTLNTNPQPTDTEDDPEKEAILKGDYTPFPEELDTEATPGSEGTPPAANPNPSTAEPANETHAEATDSSDPEGQPYSSSSPSAADPTLPRATSEPTPASPVSPQSSDQASPSSEPQPGPTPAEDTPELIPEGPSELDPEGQEAESKNTVPDESEPTPSNLQDPNVASEAPASESGPESKPGRGATPNNFNDNSVPQTGDLATRLTIDAAGQEEGDEAAPEETTSNSTKLTPAPTPAPTPALTPAPTPAPTPAPTPVPVPVPTTKPTQNKLAEKIKPSKPTEKPKPKSTQPNTLTDINQALGTDNSRDYQADEHNDTNICSGRPVGAVTTLRNGTVVVFRGHYFWVMDSNRMAGPAHRITDVWGVPSPIDTVFTRCNCQGKTYFFKGANYWRFENSMMDMGFPKLISVGFNGLQGQITAALSVPEYHKRKESVYFFKRGGLVQKYSYQSGTSPTCNRKAHNSVYTVHNRIARQAVSLLGQEINIRLTWRGFPSTVTSAVSIPTHRKPEGYNYYLLSRSKYYNVNMRDERPFIATPPVSATPQKNSAKDFLNCPKEV
- the LOC139406713 gene encoding proteoglycan 4-like isoform X4, giving the protein MTPSVFFALLLACALPFNSAQSSCNGQCGGEYNRGYTCQCDYDCLTHNECCIDYESQCTTSDSCKGRCGESFKRGRLCDCDPDCARYKKCCPDYDSQCGIEEPEPEPPQIQPTEEPEMTPNPQVELSEDVKGETWPDLPVPSPDTGSEDPEASPYPEDPEAETPVSESTSGSEFSPTEPASSDPLDPTLNTNPQPTDTEDDPEKEAILKGDYTPFPEELDTEATPGSEGTPPAANPNPSTAEPANETHAEATDSSDPEGQPYSSSSPSAADPTLPRATSEPTPASPVSPQSSDQASPSSEPQPGPTPAEDTPELIPEGPSELDPEGQEAESKNTVPDESEPTPSNLQDPNVASEAPASESGPESKPGRGATPNNFNDNSVPQTGDLATRLTIDAAGQEEGDEAAPEETTSNSTKLTPAPTPAPTPALTPAPTPAPTPAPTPVPVPVPTTKPTQNKLAEKIKPSKPTEKPKPKSTQPNTLTDINQALGTDNSRDYQADEHNDTNICSGRPVGAVTTLRNGTVVVFRGHYFWVMDSNRMAGPAHRITDVWGVPSPIDTVFTRCNCQGKTYFFKGANYWRFENSMMDMGFPKLISVGFNGLQGQITAALSVPEYHKRKESVYFFKRGGLVQKYSYQSGTSPTCNRKAHNSVYTVHNRIARQAVSLLGQEINIRLTWRGFPSTVTSAVSIPTHRKPEGYNYYLLSRSKYYNVNMRDERPFIATPPVSATPQKNSAKDFLNCPKEV